The Anastrepha ludens isolate Willacy chromosome 2, idAnaLude1.1, whole genome shotgun sequence DNA window ctttgttcaaaactcatttttgtaccgattactcaaatatactgacactttagacgcaataactgcgcttccactgaaccgaatgtcatcaagctttcactggaagtcagctagcgTTGTAACTTCCAAGGCGCTGACTCATTAAGAAGATGgcaccatcaaaaacatttttatgactccagtcttgtttattttggacttcatcttgtaTGTAAGTTAGCACAAGCCAGAACGAGCtagcacatttttataaacttacCCTGTATTGCAATTAAGCTGCGACAGCAGTTCGCATTTCGACACAACTCCAAGCGAGCCAGTTGCATTGCAACAACAACGCACAACTCCATAAGCCAAGCACAAAAGGGTGTTACTCTAATTTCACTGTATTTAGCGACAGCGCGACAAACATTCCTCGAATTAAGCTGGTTGTCTTTTATATTTGTTATTCTTAGACTTAAGTCGCGCttaaaattgctttaaaatacttttgagaataaaaattGGATCAAGTTAAGCCGAACTGCCAACCGAACAAGTTGTTTTAATAATCGCGGATAGCTTGTATGGGTGACTTGGTAACCCTTTCTAATGCATTTTTACAGACAAATTAATATTAAGTCCGTCCCCCAAACTGGACAAAATCTAAGTCTAATCAAATGtacttatgtaaataaaaatttaatttgtattaacTTCCTAACatagaaaaattcgaaattataCGCACTGAAATTGTCATAATTATATGCACCTCCCTTGTGCATTAAAACTAATCGTAGCAATAACTAAATTAATGACAAGAGCTTTTCGgacttatgtaaataaaaaataaataattaattggcgcgtacacttctgttaggtgtttggccgagctcctcctcctatttgtggtgtgcgttttgatgttgttccacaaatggagggacctacagtttcaagccgactccgaacggcagatattttttttatgaggagcttttccatggcagaaatacactcggaggtttgccattgcctgccgaggggcgaccgctattagaaaaatgtttttattaattttggtgtttaccgagattcgaaccaacgacctctctgtgaattccgaatggtaatcacgcaccaacccattcggctacggcggccgccggatttatgtaaatattgcatataaaaatcggtaatttttcaactttctaATATGTTTGTCATCTCCACTTACATCAGCACCTTTACTTCGGTTGTTGGATGGaggcacaaaatatttatagttaACCCCATTGGCGATTGAATATTCATGTGGTAAACAAGTACGAATGCTTGTATGTTTGTGCGGCGCTTATAAGTAGACCAGTAGCATATCCTTACTCAATTACTAAATTActcaattattttatatgtacacGGCACCTAATTTTGAGCGAAAAGCATTTCCCCTTCGGAAAATTACATAGATTACGCTGCACTACGCACCAACACAGGGAGGCAAATGAACTTCATCCTTAACATTCACGCGCATATATGGCGACATTTTGTCACTCACTAGCTCACTTATGGTAATCATATTATATGTAAATTATAGCAATGCTTTCATAAGCGTATCCGCCATAAAGTACACAAATTAAAGGCCCCACAAAGGCAAAAATAATATGCCGCTTAGGGATTAATTTGCAGCCACAAGTAGACCTGTAGTGTTGGGGGTAGAGCGTCGCAGAAACCattcaaattcaataaaaacgcGAAGCAAACTCAAAGTGTCGCCACTTTCATTGACAGAATGGAGCGCACTCAGCTTTTACGCGCCATCCTTGCATTTCTTTTCATCATACACGCAGCCAATTGtgctaaaattcaattaaatttgtcAGACTACACTGTGGTGAACTTCCTACAGGATGTGCGACGCTTACACAACTATGACCAGGTGGTATTTGCACGTAATCGAAACATAACTGCCTTCACAGCCTTCAGAACACCCACGAATGGAGAGTTAGAAAGCAGGCGTCAAGGAAAGGAAATATCATTGGACGTGGATTATGAGATgcaatttgtgcaaaatttaatGACAGATCTGGTAGCGCCAGTTATTCTTCTCAACGAGTTGAGCGTTTTTCCGCTGAGGAAGCACTTCAGCGCCGCCCTGATGGTGGTGGTGTACTTGGAGGAGTCGCTCGAATCACAGACTGGATTAGTAAAAGCGCTCTTGGTAAGCTTGGAGTATCGCAGGcaatcgaaaatattatttctaataaataacagCGACACAACGGCGACTTGTGATGACACTTTCCTACAGCAACTCTTTCAATTTTGTTGGCAGAGCAAAATGATAAATGTGGCAGCGCTATGTAGTGACTATAAGGTAGGCAAGTTCGTGGCGATAGTCATATTCTCATCCCTATACACAtcatttctataaatttttacaGCTCACAGCTCAATTCTACAGCTACACTCATTTTCCTGTATTTGCGCTTGAgtacaaaactttaaacgccGATCTGCTGCACTGGGGCCCCATCTACCCCTATCGCCTGGGTAACTTACAAGGCTTCAAACTGCCCTATATAATAGGCGGTTCAGAGCCACGCGTTATTGTATATAATTATAATGGTCGCAAAATAGTGGGCGGCTTTGCGGGTCATTTATTCGCGAACTTCGCACGCAAGCACAACTTTTCGCTCTACCAGCCACTGCCTATCTCCTCGTATACACAATTTGCCCCATCACAGGACTTGATTGCCGCCGTGCGTAATAACACCGTAGAGATTTCGGTTGCACTTACCTATCCAAATATCCCCTTGAATGGTTTCACCTATCCGTACGAGCTGATGAATTGGTGCGCTTGGGCACCTATAGAGGCAGATATACCGAATTCTGAATTCT harbors:
- the LOC128864297 gene encoding uncharacterized protein LOC128864297 → MERTQLLRAILAFLFIIHAANCAKIQLNLSDYTVVNFLQDVRRLHNYDQVVFARNRNITAFTAFRTPTNGELESRRQGKEISLDVDYEMQFVQNLMTDLVAPVILLNELSVFPLRKHFSAALMVVVYLEESLESQTGLVKALLVSLEYRRQSKILFLINNSDTTATCDDTFLQQLFQFCWQSKMINVAALCSDYKLTAQFYSYTHFPVFALEYKTLNADLLHWGPIYPYRLGNLQGFKLPYIIGGSEPRVIVYNYNGRKIVGGFAGHLFANFARKHNFSLYQPLPISSYTQFAPSQDLIAAVRNNTVEISVALTYPNIPLNGFTYPYELMNWCAWAPIEADIPNSEFFWIVFEGLTFVLVMGTLVVISVVLSFALWQHGNRPAILDFFMHDACLRSVLGQSIRELGGAPYVVRFIYLQIAMRLQTQMMMKKDAFYDDLEATLADVPRGVIGDFHAKATQHSVTVASIRSLGNFLM